The Crassaminicella indica genomic interval ATTTGATACAGAGGTAGAAGAAAAAATTATAGCTTGTGATCCAGATAAAATAGAAAGAATTATTTTGAATCTTCTTTCTAATGCTATAAAGTTTACGGATGCAGGTGGGACTATTAAAGTGAGCATTTATGATGGAGAAGAAAGTATAAGGATTAGTATAAAGGATACAGGTATAGGAATTCCAAAAGAAGAGTGTGAAAGAGTATTTGATAGATTTAGACAGGTAGATAAAACGCTTAGGAGAAATCATGAAGGAAGTGGCATAGGCTTATCTTTAGTAAAATCTTTGGTAAATTTACATAAAGGAAAAATATATGTAAAAAGCGAATATGGTATAGGTAGTGAATTTATTATAGAGTTTCCTGTTCAAACATCACCTGAGGAAAAAAGTATGCCTGATGAACATAAGGAGTGGGGATGTATAGAAAGAATTCACATAGAGTTTTCAGATATATATTCATAAAAGCAATAATAATAAATTTTATGATAAACTATAGTAAAAAGCTTTAGTAAAATATGAATAGGAGGTACGGCTGTGAATTATAAAAAGGTTTTAGAAAATGCTAAAAAAATTCCTGATTTTAGATGTAGAGTTTGTTCAGAATGCAATGGAAAGGCATGTAGAGGTGAAATTCCTGGTGTTGGAGGAAAAGGCTCGGGTTTAGGATTTATAAGAAATGTTGAAAAGCTAAAAGAAATAAAGCTAAATATGGATACTATTTATCATTCATCTAAAGTAGACTCTTCTATAGAAATGTTTGGAAAAACATTCAAGTATCCAATTTTTGCAGCTCCTATTGGTGGTTTGATTCCATGCTATGGTGAAAAATTAACAGATTATGAGTATGCAAAGGCAATTGTTAAGGGATGTAAAGAAGCCGGTACTATAGGATTTACTGGTGATGGTGTAAAGGATGAGTATTTTATGGAGCCTCTTTATGCCATTGAAGAAAATAATAGTATAGGAATCCCTACAATAAAGCCTTGGAGTAAAAATGAAATCCTTGAAAGACTCAGAGCAGCAGAAAGCAAAAATGTACCTGCAGTAGCTATGGATATAGATGTAGCAGGACTTTCTATATTAGCTCAAGCTGGCAAGCCTGTTAGTCCAAAGTCAGTAGAGGAATTAAAAGAGATTATTAATGCTACAAGTCTTCCATTTATTATAAAAGGTATTATGACAGTAAAAGGTGCATTAAAAGCTATGGAGGCAGGAGCGTATGGAATTGTTGTTTCAAATCATGGAGGTAGAGTATTAGATCATACACCTGCTACTGTAGAAGTACTTCCAAAGATTGTACAAGCTGTAGGAGGAAAGATGAAAATATTTATTGATGGAGGAATAAGAAGTGGATTAGATGTTTTAAAGGTATTAGCACTAGGTGCAGATGCTGTTTTAATAGGAAGACCTTATGCTATTGCAGCTTATGGTGGTGGAGCAGAAGGTGTGAAGCTTTATACAGAAAAGGTAGGAAAAGAGTTGGTAGAAGGAATGATTATGACAGGATGTAGGAATTTGAAGGAAATTAATCAGGAGATTATTTTTTAAACTGATCATGATAAAATAAATCATTAATAGATTTATTTTGAGGAGATATTATGAAGAAAAATTTTATAATTTATTTAATTTTAGCCATGGTATTTTCCAATATTCTGTTAGCTATTATGATTGATAATTATGTTGAAAATAAAATAGATCATATATTAGAAGATCAAAAACAAGACATTATTAATCAATCAAAGGAGATACTATTTGCTTTTGATACAATGCTTTTGACTATAGATCAAGAATTGAAAGAAAAGACTGAGAGGGATATTTTAGCAATTAGTAAAGCGTTAGAGAAAAAAATAAAGAATCAGAGCAATATAACTAATGATGAAATGAAAAAGCTAGCACAAAAATTTTCCGTATCAGAAATTTATATTATTGACAAGGAAGGTACTGTTATTTACACATCTTTTCCTTATGATGAAAATTTTAATCTTTTTAAAATAGGAAAAGCCTTTGAAAGATTTTTAAAATCCATATATGGGCAGGGAAAGGTAAAGCATCAGAGCATTACTGTTTCTAGTAATACAGGAATATTAAACAGGTATACTTATTATAGTCCAAAGGAAAGTGATTATATTATTTCGATTTCTGTAGACATTAAAGATTATGTAAAAAAATATTATCCAAAGAAATATTATGAATTTGTGTTTTCAAGATTATTTCACTCATTTATAGAGGATAACAAATATTTAGTAGGGATTGATATATATTCTCATAATAAAGTAAATAGTTGGTCACTATTACATACAGGAAAAAAATTTGATAAAGCTCCATCGCTGATAAATAAACTGAAAAATGGAGAAAAAATTTATATTTATAAGGATGGATTGTATCACAGTTATCATGCTTTTAAATTCCACGATGCGGGTCATGATTTTACGAAAAAAGTATATATTGAGTTGGTATATGATTTTTCAGCATTAGAAAGAAACAAGAGTGATGTTTTTGCTTTTGCAATAGGGATATCTTTTCTAATTATATTGATTACATTTTTTATTACATCCAAATTTTTTGATAAGTGTGTAATAAAAAAAGTAAATATGATAAATTATGGATTAAAGATGATTGCTGAGGGGCAGTATGATCATCGTATTGAAATAGATTCAAAGGATGAATTCTCTGATATTGCAAAAACAATAAATGAAATGAAGGAAAATATAAGATGTAGGGAAGAGGAGCTTTTAAAAAGACGAGAGCAAATTCATTATTTGGCTTATTATGATAGCTTGACGGGACTGCCAAATAGAGTATTATTTGAAGAGAAATTGTCTATAGCATTAGAAGATGCAAAGCTTACCCAAGGGAAGCTAGCATTGTTGTATATGGACTTAGATAATTTTAAGAAGGTCAATGATACAATTGGTCATACGTTTGGAGACCTACTCCTTAAAAATGTAGGAAGACTACTCAAAAAATATTTAGGAGAAAAATCTACTGTTACTCGTTTAGGAGGAGATGAATTTGTTGCAGTATTACCGAGGGTAGATGATTTACAGGAGCTAGTAGCAATTATAGAAAATATTATAAAATCTTTTCAAAATCCGTGGATTTTAGATGATCGTGAATTTTATATTACGGTTAGTATTGGAATTACCTTATACCCAAGAGATGGAAAAACTCCTCATATACTTTTGAAAAATGCAGACACAGCAATGTATTCTGCTAAGAATAATGGAAAAAACAGTTATCGCTTTTATACATCTGATCTAAATGAAAAAATGTTAGAGAAATTAGAAATGGAAAACAACTTAAGACATGCTGTTGAGCGAAATGAATTTATGGTTTACTACCAACCTAAGGTACATATGCATACAGGACGGATTACAGGTGTAGAAGCATTGATTAGATGGAAACATCCTACAAAAGGTATGATTCCTCCGAGCCGTTTTATTCCAATAGCAGAAGAAACAAAAATGATTATACCTATTGGAGAATGGGTTTTAAGAAATGCGTGCAGGCAGATTAAATCGTGGGAAGAGCTGGGATATCCAGCTATGACCGTATCGGTTAATCTTTCTGTTATTCAGATACAGCAACCAGATTTTTTAGAAAAAATCAAGAGCATTTTAAAGGAGACAGGAATTAAGCCTTCTTGTTTAGAGCTTGAAATTACAGAAAATACTATTATGAAGGATTTTGAATTTACAAACAATATATTAAACGCTTTGAAAAAATTAGGTATTCGTATATCATTAGATGATTTTGGGAAAGGATATTCTTCTCTAAATTATTTAAAACAATTAGAAATAGATGTTTTAAAGATTGACAAAGCCTTTGTAGATGATATTACTGAAAATGATCATCAGCAGGCTATTG includes:
- a CDS encoding alpha-hydroxy-acid oxidizing protein — encoded protein: MNYKKVLENAKKIPDFRCRVCSECNGKACRGEIPGVGGKGSGLGFIRNVEKLKEIKLNMDTIYHSSKVDSSIEMFGKTFKYPIFAAPIGGLIPCYGEKLTDYEYAKAIVKGCKEAGTIGFTGDGVKDEYFMEPLYAIEENNSIGIPTIKPWSKNEILERLRAAESKNVPAVAMDIDVAGLSILAQAGKPVSPKSVEELKEIINATSLPFIIKGIMTVKGALKAMEAGAYGIVVSNHGGRVLDHTPATVEVLPKIVQAVGGKMKIFIDGGIRSGLDVLKVLALGADAVLIGRPYAIAAYGGGAEGVKLYTEKVGKELVEGMIMTGCRNLKEINQEIIF
- a CDS encoding EAL domain-containing protein, coding for MKKNFIIYLILAMVFSNILLAIMIDNYVENKIDHILEDQKQDIINQSKEILFAFDTMLLTIDQELKEKTERDILAISKALEKKIKNQSNITNDEMKKLAQKFSVSEIYIIDKEGTVIYTSFPYDENFNLFKIGKAFERFLKSIYGQGKVKHQSITVSSNTGILNRYTYYSPKESDYIISISVDIKDYVKKYYPKKYYEFVFSRLFHSFIEDNKYLVGIDIYSHNKVNSWSLLHTGKKFDKAPSLINKLKNGEKIYIYKDGLYHSYHAFKFHDAGHDFTKKVYIELVYDFSALERNKSDVFAFAIGISFLIILITFFITSKFFDKCVIKKVNMINYGLKMIAEGQYDHRIEIDSKDEFSDIAKTINEMKENIRCREEELLKRREQIHYLAYYDSLTGLPNRVLFEEKLSIALEDAKLTQGKLALLYMDLDNFKKVNDTIGHTFGDLLLKNVGRLLKKYLGEKSTVTRLGGDEFVAVLPRVDDLQELVAIIENIIKSFQNPWILDDREFYITVSIGITLYPRDGKTPHILLKNADTAMYSAKNNGKNSYRFYTSDLNEKMLEKLEMENNLRHAVERNEFMVYYQPKVHMHTGRITGVEALIRWKHPTKGMIPPSRFIPIAEETKMIIPIGEWVLRNACRQIKSWEELGYPAMTVSVNLSVIQIQQPDFLEKIKSILKETGIKPSCLELEITENTIMKDFEFTNNILNALKKLGIRISLDDFGKGYSSLNYLKQLEIDVLKIDKAFVDDITENDHQQAIVKAVIDMAHSMNITVVAEGVETWEQFKFLKSLNCDKVQGYLFSKPLPVMEMEEMMREKKKIC